A single region of the Triticum dicoccoides isolate Atlit2015 ecotype Zavitan chromosome 2B, WEW_v2.0, whole genome shotgun sequence genome encodes:
- the LOC119362369 gene encoding zinc finger CCCH domain-containing protein 53-like isoform X2: MDAYEATKVVFARIQGLDPDHAAKIMGLLLIQDHGEKEMIRLAFGPEALLLAVMAKARKDLGLLPGSGPGTPTSAAHSPFMLSRQNSGRGGGCGGGTAPSPLSVSSPSSWAPPPVFSRSNSVSNGAAEEMAGVGEEQLMSPANGGGGPQSPFFGGDSSLILDELHLQDQLAFLSEGGMGGGGGRQLPLFDSGECRSPSGDGGLFPYGAGWANGGPGHRRSASVSELCFGGSDGLGWKPCLYYARGYCKNGSACRFVHGGLPDDLAGAKMDQAAVEQQCQDFLLRSKSQRLAAAAGFAYSPTGSLPGSPSAASKCLSLLLKQQQQQNEGQRAAAAAAAAALMLGGDEAHKFMNRPRLDRGDFASMMNPGSRQIYLTFPADSTFREEDVSNYFSIYGPVHDVRIPYQQKRMFGFVTFVYPETVKLILAKGNPHFICDARVLVKPYKEKGKVPDKFRKQQGERVDFSGCGSPTGLDARDPFDLHQIVGARMLQHSNSANEMLLRRKLEEQQQAVELQQAIELQSRRLMGLQLLDLKTRSAAAPTPIGKPFSPTHTTAATPTLESPPDSGEQGNGCGFLFPHKNAVNGADKDETSGDSTTSPNTDSDQSAEHNLPDSPFASPTRSGAFARDPFAPTESEIAAASTGCNAAYNGGINSNGARNGGINHHLLPPALDIPSPKPYFFPMSRLSSDHGAVGM, translated from the exons ATGGACGCCTACGAGGCGACCAAGGTGGTGTTCGCGCGGATCCAGGGGCTGGACCCGGACCACGCGGCCAAGATCATGGGGCTGCTGCTCATCCAGGACCACGGCGAGAAGGAGATGATACGCCTCGCCTTCGGCCCGGAGGCGCTGCTGCTCGCCGTCATGGCCAAGGCGCGCAAGGACCTCGGCCTGCTCCCGGGGTCGGGGCCGGGGACGCCCACCTCCGCCGCCCACTCGCCCTTCATGCTGTCGCGCCAGAactccggccgcggcggcggctgcggcggaggCACGGCGCCCTCGCCGCTGTCGGTCTCCTCGCCCTCCTCGTGGGCCccgccgccggtgttctccaggagCAACAGCGTCAGCAATGGCGCCGCAGAGGAGATGGCGGGCGTCGGGGAGGAGCAGCTGATGAGCCCGGCCAACGGCGGCGGGGGCCCGCAGTCGCCCTTCTTCGGCGGGGACTCCTCGCTGATCCTCGACGAGCTCCACCTGCAGGACCAGCTCGCGTTCCTCAGCGAGGGAGGCATGGGCGGTGGGGGAGGGCGTCAGCTCCCGCTCTTCGACAGCGGCGAGTGCCGCAGCCCCAGCGGCGACGGCGGGCTCTTCCCTTACGGCGCCGGCTGGGCCAACGGCGGGCCCGGGCACCGCAGGAGCGCGTCGGTGAGCGAGCTCTGCTTCGGGGGCAGCGACGGCCTCGGCTGGAAGCCGTGCCTCTACTACGCGCGCGGGTACTGCAAAAACGGGAGCGCCTGCCGGTTCGTGCACGGCGGTCTCCCTGACGACCTCGCCGGCGCGAAGATGGACCAGGCCGCCGTGGAGCAGCAGTGCCAGGACTTCCTCCTCCGCTCCAAGTCCCAGCgcctggccgccgccgccggcttcgCCTACTCCCCCACCGGCTCTCTCCCTGGCTCTCCCTCCGCGGCGAGCAAGTGCCTGAGCTTGCTcctgaagcagcagcagcagcaaaacgAGGGCCAGAG GGCGGCGGCCGCGGCTGCCGCAGCGGCGCTGATGCTGGGCGGCGACGAGGCGCACAAGTTCATGAACCGTCCCCGTCTCGACCGCGGCGACTTCGCGAGCATGATGAACCCGGGGTCCCGGCAGATTTACCTCACCTTCCCGGCGGACAGCACCTTCCGCGAGGAGGACGTCTCCAACTACTTCAG CATCTACGGCCCTGTCCACGACGTGCGCATCCCCTACCAGCAGAAGCGCATGTTCGGATTCGTCACCTTCGTCTACCCGGAGACGGTGAAGCTGATCCTGGCCAAGGGCAACCCGCACTTCATCTGCGACGCGCGCGTGCTCGTCAAGCCCTACAAGGAGAAGGGCAAGGTCCCCGACAAGTTCAG GAAGCAGCAGGGCGAGAGGGTGGACTTCTCCGGCTGCGGGTCTCCCACCGGGCTGGACGCCAGAGACCCCTTCGATCTGCACCAGATTGTTG GTGCGAGGATGCTGCAGCACTCGAACAGCGCCAACGAGATGCTGCTgaggaggaagctggaggagcagcagcaggcggtggagctgcagcaggcgaTCGAGCTCCAGAGCCGGCGCCTCATGGGGCTGCAGCTGCTCGACCTCAagacccgctccgccgccgcgccgACCCCCATCGGGAAGCCGTTCAGCCCCACCCACACGACTGCCGCCACCCCGACCCTCGAGTCGCCGCCCGATTCCG GGGAGCAAGGCAATGGCTGCGGCTTCCTTTTTCCTCATAAGAATGCGGTCAACGGAGCTGATAAGGATGAAACCTCAGGCGATTCCACCACCAGCCCTAACACTGACAGTGACCAAAG CGCGGAGCATAACCTGCCGGACAGCCCGTTCGCGTCGCCGACCAGGTCGGGGGCCTTTGCCCGTGATCCTTTCGCGCCTACTGAGTCGGAGATCGCCGCCGCGTCGACGGGTTGCAACGCGGCCTACAACGGCGGCATCAACAGCAATGGTGCAAGGAACGGCGGCATTAACCACCATCTCCTACCTCCAGCATTGGACATACCCTCACCAAAACCTTACTTCTTCCCCATGTCCAG GCTGTCCTCCGATCACGGCGCGGTCGGGATGTAA
- the LOC119362369 gene encoding zinc finger CCCH domain-containing protein 53-like isoform X1, translating to MDAYEATKVVFARIQGLDPDHAAKIMGLLLIQDHGEKEMIRLAFGPEALLLAVMAKARKDLGLLPGSGPGTPTSAAHSPFMLSRQNSGRGGGCGGGTAPSPLSVSSPSSWAPPPVFSRSNSVSNGAAEEMAGVGEEQLMSPANGGGGPQSPFFGGDSSLILDELHLQDQLAFLSEGGMGGGGGRQLPLFDSGECRSPSGDGGLFPYGAGWANGGPGHRRSASVSELCFGGSDGLGWKPCLYYARGYCKNGSACRFVHGGLPDDLAGAKMDQAAVEQQCQDFLLRSKSQRLAAAAGFAYSPTGSLPGSPSAASKCLSLLLKQQQQQNEGQRAAAAAAAAALMLGGDEAHKFMNRPRLDRGDFASMMNPGSRQIYLTFPADSTFREEDVSNYFSIYGPVHDVRIPYQQKRMFGFVTFVYPETVKLILAKGNPHFICDARVLVKPYKEKGKVPDKFRKQQGERVDFSGCGSPTGLDARDPFDLHQIVGARMLQHSNSANEMLLRRKLEEQQQAVELQQAIELQSRRLMGLQLLDLKTRSAAAPTPIGKPFSPTHTTAATPTLESPPDSGITWEQGNGCGFLFPHKNAVNGADKDETSGDSTTSPNTDSDQSAEHNLPDSPFASPTRSGAFARDPFAPTESEIAAASTGCNAAYNGGINSNGARNGGINHHLLPPALDIPSPKPYFFPMSRLSSDHGAVGM from the exons ATGGACGCCTACGAGGCGACCAAGGTGGTGTTCGCGCGGATCCAGGGGCTGGACCCGGACCACGCGGCCAAGATCATGGGGCTGCTGCTCATCCAGGACCACGGCGAGAAGGAGATGATACGCCTCGCCTTCGGCCCGGAGGCGCTGCTGCTCGCCGTCATGGCCAAGGCGCGCAAGGACCTCGGCCTGCTCCCGGGGTCGGGGCCGGGGACGCCCACCTCCGCCGCCCACTCGCCCTTCATGCTGTCGCGCCAGAactccggccgcggcggcggctgcggcggaggCACGGCGCCCTCGCCGCTGTCGGTCTCCTCGCCCTCCTCGTGGGCCccgccgccggtgttctccaggagCAACAGCGTCAGCAATGGCGCCGCAGAGGAGATGGCGGGCGTCGGGGAGGAGCAGCTGATGAGCCCGGCCAACGGCGGCGGGGGCCCGCAGTCGCCCTTCTTCGGCGGGGACTCCTCGCTGATCCTCGACGAGCTCCACCTGCAGGACCAGCTCGCGTTCCTCAGCGAGGGAGGCATGGGCGGTGGGGGAGGGCGTCAGCTCCCGCTCTTCGACAGCGGCGAGTGCCGCAGCCCCAGCGGCGACGGCGGGCTCTTCCCTTACGGCGCCGGCTGGGCCAACGGCGGGCCCGGGCACCGCAGGAGCGCGTCGGTGAGCGAGCTCTGCTTCGGGGGCAGCGACGGCCTCGGCTGGAAGCCGTGCCTCTACTACGCGCGCGGGTACTGCAAAAACGGGAGCGCCTGCCGGTTCGTGCACGGCGGTCTCCCTGACGACCTCGCCGGCGCGAAGATGGACCAGGCCGCCGTGGAGCAGCAGTGCCAGGACTTCCTCCTCCGCTCCAAGTCCCAGCgcctggccgccgccgccggcttcgCCTACTCCCCCACCGGCTCTCTCCCTGGCTCTCCCTCCGCGGCGAGCAAGTGCCTGAGCTTGCTcctgaagcagcagcagcagcaaaacgAGGGCCAGAG GGCGGCGGCCGCGGCTGCCGCAGCGGCGCTGATGCTGGGCGGCGACGAGGCGCACAAGTTCATGAACCGTCCCCGTCTCGACCGCGGCGACTTCGCGAGCATGATGAACCCGGGGTCCCGGCAGATTTACCTCACCTTCCCGGCGGACAGCACCTTCCGCGAGGAGGACGTCTCCAACTACTTCAG CATCTACGGCCCTGTCCACGACGTGCGCATCCCCTACCAGCAGAAGCGCATGTTCGGATTCGTCACCTTCGTCTACCCGGAGACGGTGAAGCTGATCCTGGCCAAGGGCAACCCGCACTTCATCTGCGACGCGCGCGTGCTCGTCAAGCCCTACAAGGAGAAGGGCAAGGTCCCCGACAAGTTCAG GAAGCAGCAGGGCGAGAGGGTGGACTTCTCCGGCTGCGGGTCTCCCACCGGGCTGGACGCCAGAGACCCCTTCGATCTGCACCAGATTGTTG GTGCGAGGATGCTGCAGCACTCGAACAGCGCCAACGAGATGCTGCTgaggaggaagctggaggagcagcagcaggcggtggagctgcagcaggcgaTCGAGCTCCAGAGCCGGCGCCTCATGGGGCTGCAGCTGCTCGACCTCAagacccgctccgccgccgcgccgACCCCCATCGGGAAGCCGTTCAGCCCCACCCACACGACTGCCGCCACCCCGACCCTCGAGTCGCCGCCCGATTCCGGTATTACTT GGGAGCAAGGCAATGGCTGCGGCTTCCTTTTTCCTCATAAGAATGCGGTCAACGGAGCTGATAAGGATGAAACCTCAGGCGATTCCACCACCAGCCCTAACACTGACAGTGACCAAAG CGCGGAGCATAACCTGCCGGACAGCCCGTTCGCGTCGCCGACCAGGTCGGGGGCCTTTGCCCGTGATCCTTTCGCGCCTACTGAGTCGGAGATCGCCGCCGCGTCGACGGGTTGCAACGCGGCCTACAACGGCGGCATCAACAGCAATGGTGCAAGGAACGGCGGCATTAACCACCATCTCCTACCTCCAGCATTGGACATACCCTCACCAAAACCTTACTTCTTCCCCATGTCCAG GCTGTCCTCCGATCACGGCGCGGTCGGGATGTAA